One window from the genome of Gemmatimonadaceae bacterium encodes:
- a CDS encoding energy transducer TonB codes for MSTVTHGALIALAVVSTTHNGTSVQERRAYAPVEHITYVDPTRFMTPPPATRAATAARAKPAKPAQPDLWATNASVELALSSVRVPEAAAPDLTSVTDAWIGAADSLSTLGSDIASKLLASAVVHPPENGIYTEDMVERGVKPLRGNPTPRYPSMLQDMGIEGDFVVKFVVDTTGAVVADKIEFPSSMHRLFADAVRRALRASRYFPATFGGQVVPQLVVQEFRFTMGRRR; via the coding sequence GTGAGCACCGTCACACATGGTGCGCTCATCGCACTGGCGGTGGTCAGCACCACGCACAACGGCACGTCCGTTCAGGAACGGCGTGCGTACGCGCCGGTCGAGCACATCACGTATGTCGACCCGACGCGTTTCATGACACCGCCGCCGGCGACGCGGGCCGCGACAGCCGCGCGTGCGAAACCGGCCAAGCCCGCACAGCCGGACTTGTGGGCGACGAACGCGTCGGTCGAGCTCGCGCTATCGAGCGTTCGCGTTCCCGAGGCGGCCGCGCCCGATTTGACTTCTGTCACGGATGCGTGGATCGGAGCGGCGGACTCACTCAGCACGCTGGGCAGCGACATTGCGTCGAAGCTGCTCGCGTCGGCGGTGGTGCATCCGCCGGAGAACGGCATCTATACGGAAGACATGGTCGAGCGGGGCGTGAAACCGCTGCGCGGAAATCCGACGCCGCGGTATCCGTCGATGCTGCAGGACATGGGGATCGAAGGCGACTTCGTCGTGAAGTTCGTGGTGGATACGACGGGCGCCGTCGTCGCCGACAAGATCGAGTTTCCGTCGTCGATGCATCGGCTGTTCGCGGACGCCGTGCGGCGCGCGCTTCGCGCCTCGCGATATTTCCCGGCGACGTTCGGTGGACAGGTGGTACCGCAACTCGTCGTGCAGGAATTCCGCTTTACGATGGGCCGGCGGCGGTAG
- the thrA gene encoding bifunctional aspartate kinase/homoserine dehydrogenase I gives MTVEIVHKFGGTSLADPERFRQVAAIVAARPESRRAVVVSAMSGVTNALIRAVELAGLRDSSYATIVDDVEQKHVETIAALIADDAARSLLAGLERDLADIRDVLHATTLLRRHSRETLDLVAGFGEIWSARLLAAQINGTGGQAAALNAREVLVAEWRDDVPQIDWAASRERLAAWLGQRREIPPTLVITGFVASAPSGVATTLGRNGSDYSASIFGALLDAREIHIWTDVDGVMSADPRLVPEAVTLDNMSYDEAMELAYFGAKVVHPSTMAPAVERGLPIYIRNTFRPELPGTRIHAGPSTGYVVKGLTAIESVALLNLEGTGMIGVPGTAQRLFGALRDDGISVIMISQGSSEHSICFAVPAAVADRARDAVERAFFAEQHHGQIQRVEIARECSILAVVGDGMAGVPGVAAKVFSALGKARVNIRAIAQGSSERNISVVVNAPDTQRALRAAHAGLYLSEQTISIGLVGAGNVGSELLRQLARESARLERTFGVDLRVRAISTSRHMLLSDRAIDLERWRELLEAHGEPLDLDRFVVHVHTDHLPHAAIVDCTANDRVAARYEAWLASGIHVITPNKRANASSIAYYRRLRAANRAVGAHYLYETTVGAALPIIQTLRDLVQTGDEIIEIEGILSGTLSYLFNAFDGSQPFSSLVARARELGYTEPDPRDDLSGTDVARKVVILAREMDGDLELADVSVQSLVPEALQSGTPEEFLAALAAHDDEIEMRRRRAHEAGKVLRFVGRVARDGSASVGLREYGTTHPFARLQLTDNIVLFRTRRYSENPLVVQGPGAGREVTAAGVFADVLRLAGYLGATI, from the coding sequence ATGACGGTCGAGATCGTTCACAAGTTCGGCGGCACGAGCCTCGCCGATCCGGAACGCTTTCGCCAGGTCGCGGCAATCGTCGCGGCCCGGCCCGAGTCGCGGCGCGCCGTCGTCGTCTCGGCGATGAGCGGCGTGACGAACGCGCTGATCCGCGCCGTCGAGCTAGCCGGATTAAGAGATTCATCATACGCCACGATCGTCGATGACGTCGAGCAGAAACACGTCGAGACGATCGCCGCGTTGATCGCCGACGACGCTGCTCGAAGCCTGTTGGCCGGGCTCGAGCGCGATCTCGCCGACATTCGCGACGTGTTGCACGCGACGACGCTGCTGCGCCGTCATTCCCGAGAGACACTCGACCTCGTTGCCGGCTTCGGCGAGATCTGGTCGGCGCGGCTGCTTGCGGCGCAGATCAACGGAACCGGCGGACAGGCCGCCGCGCTCAACGCGCGCGAGGTGCTGGTGGCCGAGTGGCGAGATGACGTGCCGCAAATCGATTGGGCGGCATCACGCGAGCGACTCGCCGCATGGCTCGGGCAACGACGGGAAATTCCGCCGACGCTCGTCATCACCGGCTTCGTCGCATCGGCGCCGAGCGGCGTGGCCACGACGCTCGGGCGAAACGGCAGCGATTACAGCGCATCGATCTTTGGCGCGCTGCTCGACGCGCGCGAGATCCACATCTGGACCGACGTCGACGGCGTCATGAGCGCCGATCCGCGCCTCGTGCCCGAAGCCGTCACGCTCGACAACATGTCGTACGACGAAGCGATGGAGCTCGCATACTTCGGCGCGAAAGTCGTGCATCCGAGCACGATGGCGCCCGCCGTCGAGCGCGGGTTGCCCATCTACATCCGAAACACCTTCCGCCCCGAGCTGCCCGGCACCCGCATCCACGCGGGACCGTCGACCGGCTACGTCGTGAAGGGACTCACCGCGATCGAGTCCGTCGCGCTGCTCAACCTCGAGGGCACGGGAATGATCGGCGTGCCCGGGACCGCGCAGCGCTTGTTCGGCGCGTTGCGCGATGACGGCATCTCGGTGATCATGATCTCGCAGGGCAGCTCGGAGCACTCGATCTGTTTCGCGGTGCCGGCGGCCGTTGCCGATCGTGCGCGCGACGCTGTCGAACGCGCGTTCTTCGCCGAGCAGCATCATGGGCAGATTCAACGCGTCGAGATCGCGCGTGAGTGCAGCATCCTCGCCGTCGTCGGCGACGGCATGGCCGGCGTTCCCGGCGTCGCGGCGAAAGTCTTCAGCGCGCTCGGGAAAGCGCGCGTGAACATTCGCGCGATCGCTCAGGGCTCGTCCGAGCGCAACATCTCGGTGGTGGTGAACGCGCCGGATACCCAACGGGCGCTCCGTGCGGCGCACGCTGGGTTGTATCTCTCCGAGCAAACGATCTCAATCGGCCTGGTCGGCGCGGGAAACGTCGGATCCGAGTTGCTGCGCCAGCTCGCGCGCGAGTCGGCGCGCCTCGAGCGCACGTTCGGCGTCGATCTCCGCGTGCGCGCGATTTCGACGTCGCGGCACATGCTGCTCAGCGATCGCGCCATCGATCTCGAGCGCTGGCGCGAGCTGCTCGAGGCGCATGGCGAGCCGCTCGACCTCGACCGATTCGTGGTGCACGTCCACACGGATCACCTGCCGCACGCGGCGATCGTGGACTGCACGGCGAACGATCGCGTCGCCGCGCGGTACGAGGCGTGGCTCGCGAGCGGCATTCACGTGATCACGCCCAACAAGCGCGCGAACGCGTCGAGCATCGCGTACTATCGACGGCTGCGCGCCGCGAACCGCGCCGTCGGCGCGCATTATCTCTACGAAACGACCGTCGGCGCCGCGCTGCCGATCATTCAAACGCTGCGCGATCTCGTGCAAACCGGCGACGAGATCATCGAGATCGAAGGCATTCTTTCCGGCACGCTGTCGTATCTCTTCAACGCGTTCGACGGATCACAGCCGTTTTCCTCGCTCGTCGCCCGCGCGCGCGAGCTCGGATACACCGAGCCCGATCCGCGCGACGATCTGTCGGGCACCGACGTCGCGCGCAAGGTCGTGATTCTCGCGCGCGAGATGGACGGCGACCTCGAGCTCGCCGACGTCAGCGTTCAAAGTCTCGTGCCTGAGGCGCTGCAATCGGGCACGCCCGAAGAATTCCTTGCCGCGCTGGCCGCGCACGATGACGAGATCGAGATGCGCCGCCGCCGCGCCCACGAAGCGGGCAAGGTGCTTCGCTTCGTCGGCCGCGTCGCCCGCGACGGCTCGGCGAGTGTCGGTTTGCGTGAATACGGCACGACGCATCCATTCGCGCGCCTGCAGCTGACCGACAACATCGTGTTGTTCAGAACGCGCCGCTACAGCGAGAATCCGCTCGTCGTTCAAGGCCCGGGCGCCGGCCGCGAAGTGACCGCGGCCGGCGTGTTCGCCGACGTGTTGCGATTGGCCGGCTACCTCGGCGCGACCATTTGA
- a CDS encoding M20/M25/M40 family metallo-hydrolase, producing MRRLIPALLAIPSLLAAQESFDRAMIARIRDEGLNHSHAYAMLDTIATVIGPRLTGSPAFMRAAEYAKGRLESFGLSDVHMESWPFGRGWQLDKFTLEMTAPRYTPLIGYPDAWSPSTNGDVVGTPLLIAGISADSLEKMRGRLKGAIVLAQPLMTNFIREDRVNPTAPNAPADVYTPAPPIGGGRGGRGGGRGPTEAQRIAAILHDAGVGVVLKPSRGIHGTLFVQTRDAGASGVPTVVVAAEHYNNIIRLLANHVAPTLRVNVHGQYFTRDTSGYNVIAELPGTDPRLKDEVVMIGGHLDSWHAATGAMDNADGAATVMEAMRILTAVGARPRRTIRVALWGGEEEGLFGSRAWVERHLAGDANAGARDKMSVYFNIDPGYGLVYGFYTEGNAAAKQIFDAWLEPFKDLGARKNVVAGIGNTDHLSFIAQGIPGFNPVQEFADYDVRIHHTDMDTIDRMKPDDIKEAAIVFAAFAYNAAMRDEKIPRAPR from the coding sequence ATGCGCCGACTCATTCCCGCACTGCTCGCGATTCCCAGCCTTCTCGCTGCCCAGGAAAGCTTCGATCGCGCGATGATCGCCAGGATCCGTGACGAAGGGCTCAACCACTCGCACGCGTACGCGATGCTCGACACGATCGCGACGGTCATCGGGCCGCGGCTCACCGGTTCGCCCGCGTTCATGCGCGCCGCCGAGTACGCGAAGGGACGGCTCGAGAGTTTTGGATTGTCGGACGTCCACATGGAGAGCTGGCCGTTCGGCCGCGGGTGGCAACTCGACAAGTTCACGCTCGAGATGACGGCCCCGCGCTACACGCCGCTCATCGGCTACCCGGATGCGTGGTCGCCCTCCACGAACGGCGACGTCGTCGGCACGCCGCTGCTCATCGCCGGCATCTCGGCCGATTCGCTCGAGAAGATGCGCGGCCGCCTGAAGGGCGCGATCGTCCTCGCGCAGCCGCTGATGACGAACTTCATCCGCGAGGACCGCGTCAATCCCACGGCGCCGAACGCGCCGGCCGACGTGTACACCCCCGCCCCGCCGATCGGTGGCGGTCGCGGAGGGCGGGGCGGCGGGCGCGGTCCGACCGAAGCGCAACGCATCGCGGCCATCCTGCACGATGCGGGCGTCGGCGTGGTGCTCAAGCCGAGCCGCGGCATTCACGGCACGCTGTTCGTACAGACGCGCGACGCCGGCGCGAGCGGCGTGCCGACCGTCGTCGTCGCGGCGGAGCATTACAATAATATAATTAGATTATTGGCAAACCACGTCGCGCCCACGCTTCGCGTCAACGTTCACGGCCAGTACTTCACGCGGGACACGAGCGGCTATAACGTCATCGCCGAGCTGCCCGGGACCGATCCCCGCCTGAAAGACGAAGTCGTGATGATCGGCGGCCATCTCGATTCCTGGCACGCCGCCACGGGCGCCATGGACAACGCCGACGGCGCGGCTACCGTGATGGAAGCCATGCGCATTCTCACCGCGGTCGGCGCGCGCCCGCGCCGCACGATTCGCGTCGCCCTGTGGGGCGGAGAGGAGGAAGGCCTGTTCGGGTCGCGCGCGTGGGTCGAGCGACACCTCGCCGGCGACGCCAACGCGGGCGCGCGCGACAAGATGTCGGTCTACTTCAACATCGATCCCGGCTACGGTCTGGTCTACGGCTTCTACACCGAGGGCAACGCCGCCGCCAAACAGATCTTCGACGCGTGGCTCGAGCCCTTCAAGGACCTGGGCGCCCGCAAGAACGTCGTCGCCGGCATCGGCAACACCGACCACTTGAGCTTCATCGCTCAGGGCATCCCGGGCTTCAATCCCGTGCAGGAGTTCGCGGACTACGACGTGCGCATCCATCACACCGACATGGACACGATCGATCGCATGAAGCCGGACGACATCAAGGAAGCGGCGATCGTGTTCGCCGCCTTCGCGTACAACGCGGCGATGCGCGACGAGAAGATCCCGCGCGCCCCGCGCTGA
- a CDS encoding alpha/beta hydrolase, with protein sequence MSYSDFVAFRKSLPRTPRLERQTVRARGISFAVFTSPHVDGARPLVCINGGMVYDHSMLWPALSPLAAGRQLVLYDLRGRGASSAPANPAESTIEDDAADVGALRRALGIRSWDVLGHSWGGGIAMLATAGDLAGVRKLVLVDAVGPTSEWMIPLRENVLRRLEGPQRDAVAAIPEAALGDPDPELHSTYARAVYPAWFADAEMASRFAPPSATSETGAAVLARLRRDGYDWRPIIRGITTPTLILHGDDDALPLAVSRANSYIIENARHELVPTSGHMPFWESPSRFFSLVESFLS encoded by the coding sequence ATGTCGTACTCCGATTTCGTCGCCTTCAGAAAATCCCTCCCTCGTACGCCGCGGCTCGAGCGACAGACCGTGCGCGCGCGAGGCATCTCGTTCGCCGTGTTCACCAGCCCGCATGTCGACGGCGCGCGACCGCTCGTCTGCATCAACGGCGGCATGGTGTACGACCACTCGATGCTGTGGCCCGCGCTGTCGCCGCTCGCCGCAGGCCGACAACTCGTTCTTTACGATCTCCGCGGCCGGGGCGCATCGTCCGCCCCGGCCAATCCTGCCGAGTCGACGATCGAGGACGATGCGGCGGATGTGGGTGCGTTGCGCCGCGCGCTGGGCATTCGTTCGTGGGACGTGCTTGGCCATTCGTGGGGAGGAGGCATCGCGATGCTCGCCACCGCGGGCGATCTCGCGGGCGTGCGCAAGCTCGTGCTGGTCGACGCCGTCGGGCCGACGAGCGAGTGGATGATCCCGTTGCGCGAAAACGTTTTGCGCCGGCTCGAAGGGCCGCAGCGCGATGCGGTCGCCGCCATCCCCGAAGCTGCGCTTGGCGACCCCGATCCCGAGTTGCACAGCACATACGCGCGCGCCGTGTATCCCGCCTGGTTCGCCGACGCCGAGATGGCCAGCCGATTCGCGCCTCCGTCCGCGACGAGCGAAACCGGCGCCGCGGTTCTTGCCCGTTTGCGGCGCGACGGATACGATTGGCGTCCGATAATTCGTGGGATCACAACGCCGACCCTGATCCTTCACGGCGACGACGACGCACTGCCTCTAGCGGTTTCGCGGGCCAATTCGTATATCATCGAGAACGCCCGCCACGAGCTCGTTCCTACCTCCGGGCACATGCCTTTCTGGGAATCCCCTTCCCGCTTTTTCTCGCTGGTCGAATCATTTCTCTCGTAG
- a CDS encoding matrixin family metalloprotease, giving the protein MKRAVLPLLSLALGLSVLGAIHAPVAEPKPVRHTISSGAIARVLREVAALPSRGADRSSVMQRLRDEESGTYIGDILRERDSSLARWSGREDSPLSVWIQPQSPLDDFSNSYVNRVREAFEAWNDVDLPVQFAFVRDSAQAEVHVNWIDHFDEPISGRTRWARDDDWVITDANIILALHHNQGDLLDDDSMRAMAMHEIGHLLGLDHTTDSLSIMAPKVRVRQLSSADRATARLLYALPTGPLPGLPH; this is encoded by the coding sequence ATGAAGCGAGCCGTCCTCCCCCTGCTCTCGCTTGCGCTGGGACTTTCCGTCCTCGGCGCCATTCACGCGCCGGTCGCTGAACCGAAGCCCGTGCGCCATACCATTTCGTCGGGCGCCATCGCTCGCGTCCTCCGTGAAGTCGCCGCGCTGCCGTCGCGCGGCGCCGACCGATCGAGCGTGATGCAGCGATTGCGCGATGAAGAATCCGGCACCTACATCGGCGACATTCTTCGCGAACGCGACTCATCGCTCGCGCGCTGGTCCGGACGCGAGGACTCGCCGCTCAGCGTGTGGATTCAACCGCAGTCACCGCTCGACGACTTCTCCAACAGTTATGTGAATCGGGTGCGCGAAGCGTTCGAGGCGTGGAACGACGTCGACCTCCCCGTGCAATTCGCCTTCGTGCGTGATTCGGCGCAGGCCGAAGTGCACGTGAATTGGATCGATCACTTCGACGAGCCAATCAGCGGACGCACGCGCTGGGCGCGCGACGACGACTGGGTGATCACCGACGCGAACATCATTCTGGCGTTGCATCACAACCAGGGCGATCTGCTCGATGACGACTCCATGCGCGCCATGGCGATGCACGAGATCGGACATCTGCTCGGCCTCGATCACACGACGGACTCGCTGAGCATCATGGCGCCAAAGGTTCGCGTGCGGCAACTCTCGTCGGCGGATCGCGCAACGGCGCGCCTGCTCTATGCGTTGCCTACCGGTCCGCTGCCTGGTCTGCCGCACTAG
- a CDS encoding matrixin family metalloprotease, which yields MRRIENWLMLLVVALAAFVGVSIAHAPRLSSAAASDNPIVRDIAARKIVRNTDAPAPSRTVDVRAKIAEVPGTYLGEILGEQGNQLVRWPDSDRQPLRVWVQSASTLRDWNDTYVQMARDAIGDWQEAQVPLRFKFVLDSVGAEIRLEWADQFPASLGLRVGTTALTYDQFGWIAGATITITLHDSLGVVIPGSALAGIVRHESGHAIGLGHSSDPKTKMYPVETTTDIQPADRATLALLYTLPPGPVR from the coding sequence GTGCGCCGCATCGAAAACTGGTTGATGCTTCTCGTCGTGGCGCTGGCGGCATTCGTCGGCGTCTCGATCGCGCACGCGCCACGACTCTCGTCAGCCGCCGCGAGCGACAATCCGATCGTGCGGGACATCGCGGCGCGAAAGATCGTTCGCAACACCGACGCGCCTGCGCCGTCACGCACCGTCGACGTCCGCGCGAAGATCGCCGAAGTCCCCGGCACGTATCTCGGCGAAATTCTCGGCGAGCAGGGCAATCAACTCGTGCGCTGGCCCGACAGCGATCGCCAGCCGTTGCGCGTGTGGGTCCAGAGTGCATCGACGCTGCGCGACTGGAATGACACCTACGTGCAGATGGCGCGCGATGCAATCGGCGATTGGCAAGAGGCCCAAGTGCCGTTGCGCTTCAAGTTCGTTCTCGACTCCGTAGGGGCCGAGATTCGTTTGGAGTGGGCCGATCAGTTTCCGGCGTCGCTGGGACTTCGCGTCGGCACGACAGCGCTGACCTACGATCAATTCGGATGGATTGCCGGCGCCACGATCACGATCACGCTTCACGACAGCTTGGGCGTCGTCATTCCCGGAAGCGCGCTCGCCGGCATCGTCCGGCACGAATCGGGACATGCGATCGGGCTCGGACATTCGAGCGATCCCAAAACGAAGATGTATCCCGTCGAAACGACGACCGACATCCAGCCGGCGGACCGCGCGACGCTGGCGTTGTTGTACACGCTGCCTCCGGGCCCGGTGCGGTAA
- a CDS encoding NAD(P)/FAD-dependent oxidoreductase: MKRERVYDIGIVGGGPAGLSAAIWSARYLHSVVLVDSGDPRNWQTRGINGFLGLEGICPPELRARGRDTCRQLGVELVDGIVLHAEQPRDEELVLSLEGGSRLVCRRLLLAIGIRDVWPDIPGLDHAYGANAHVCPDCDGYDARGKKVVVIGNGRRAVGMALNLTTWTHDIIICTNGRPPEMDEPEYCGKLDALNIPVLTDRITQVCCVDRRIHCLKLENGAQLDTDKVFFSIAQYPADDLAVQLGCERDEEGHAVVDAHCHTSVFNVFAAGDLTPGSQLAITAAAEGATAALSMHKSLVPAERKLEPRERATSST, translated from the coding sequence ATGAAGCGCGAACGCGTGTACGACATCGGCATCGTGGGCGGCGGGCCCGCGGGACTTTCGGCGGCCATTTGGTCCGCGCGATATCTGCATTCGGTCGTGCTCGTCGACAGCGGCGACCCGCGCAACTGGCAAACGCGCGGCATCAACGGTTTCCTCGGCCTCGAGGGCATTTGTCCGCCCGAATTGCGCGCGCGCGGTCGTGACACCTGCCGCCAACTTGGGGTGGAGCTTGTCGATGGTATCGTGCTGCATGCCGAGCAGCCGCGAGACGAAGAGCTCGTGCTGTCGCTGGAAGGCGGAAGTCGCCTCGTGTGCCGCCGGCTTTTGCTGGCGATCGGCATTCGCGACGTGTGGCCCGACATTCCCGGACTCGATCACGCGTACGGTGCGAACGCGCACGTGTGTCCGGATTGCGACGGCTACGACGCGCGCGGCAAGAAGGTCGTCGTGATCGGCAACGGGCGCCGCGCGGTCGGCATGGCGCTCAATCTCACGACGTGGACGCACGACATCATCATCTGCACGAACGGCCGCCCGCCGGAGATGGACGAGCCGGAATACTGCGGCAAGCTCGATGCGCTGAACATCCCGGTGCTCACCGACCGCATCACCCAAGTCTGTTGCGTGGATCGGCGGATTCACTGCCTGAAGCTGGAGAACGGCGCGCAGCTCGACACGGACAAGGTGTTTTTCTCGATCGCGCAATATCCGGCCGACGATCTGGCCGTGCAGCTAGGCTGCGAGCGCGACGAAGAAGGCCACGCCGTGGTGGATGCGCATTGTCACACGTCAGTGTTCAACGTGTTCGCCGCGGGCGATCTCACACCGGGATCGCAATTGGCGATCACGGCGGCCGCCGAAGGGGCGACCGCCGCGTTGTCGATGCACAAATCGTTGGTACCGGCCGAGCGGAAGCTCGAGCCGCGTGAGCGGGCTACCAGCTCAACGTGA
- a CDS encoding PDZ domain-containing protein translates to MRSLIHRFVHPRMAVVAFATFASAVGAERVQAQSAGAVRRDTIAVRKLTASRVTMDSLMTIIRSLDQTEFGSDQWLVLSKHLETLMGAPTVGKVTFRINGGSELAMPKGWIGLNPSGPSETYADSNGQRVTYLAYPLIVSVEPDSPAGHAGIAPGDVLLAYNGVDVIGHELNMTRLLIPDHKLDVTVRHDGEPKDYSLVIAKAPSRLMYRRLDLGAAPNFPNEFYEKRAVAAARASVAGGGVLEAVPRATMIRGPMLPGGMFIISRDGVLGASMVDVGPDLAKVLKISTGILVKQVPETSPAWTSGLRVGDVIVNAGSQPVTTLDELRAAFSAHMRARELTLKVVRDHKTHDVTLSW, encoded by the coding sequence ATGAGAAGTTTGATACATCGATTCGTTCATCCGCGCATGGCCGTCGTCGCCTTCGCCACGTTCGCGTCGGCCGTCGGCGCGGAGCGCGTCCAGGCGCAGTCGGCCGGCGCCGTCCGCCGGGATACCATCGCCGTGCGCAAGCTGACGGCGTCGCGCGTGACGATGGACTCGCTCATGACGATCATTCGCTCGCTCGATCAGACCGAATTCGGGTCGGATCAGTGGCTGGTGCTGTCCAAGCATCTGGAAACGCTCATGGGTGCGCCCACGGTGGGAAAGGTCACGTTTCGGATCAATGGCGGCTCTGAGCTCGCCATGCCTAAAGGGTGGATCGGGCTCAACCCGAGTGGACCAAGTGAGACCTACGCCGACTCGAACGGTCAGCGGGTGACGTATCTGGCATACCCGCTGATCGTTTCCGTCGAGCCGGACTCGCCGGCCGGCCACGCGGGGATCGCACCGGGTGATGTCCTGCTCGCCTACAACGGCGTCGACGTTATCGGCCACGAGCTCAACATGACGCGCTTGCTCATTCCCGATCACAAGCTCGACGTCACCGTGCGCCACGACGGTGAACCGAAGGATTACTCGCTCGTCATCGCGAAAGCGCCGTCACGATTGATGTACCGGCGTCTCGATCTGGGCGCGGCACCGAACTTCCCGAACGAGTTCTACGAGAAGCGGGCGGTCGCCGCCGCTCGTGCCAGTGTGGCGGGTGGTGGTGTTCTCGAGGCTGTCCCGAGGGCAACCATGATCCGCGGCCCCATGCTGCCCGGCGGCATGTTCATCATCTCTCGCGACGGCGTGCTTGGCGCGAGCATGGTGGACGTCGGACCTGACCTCGCGAAGGTGCTCAAGATCAGCACCGGGATTCTCGTGAAGCAGGTGCCCGAGACTTCGCCCGCCTGGACTTCAGGCCTGCGCGTTGGCGACGTGATCGTGAACGCAGGCTCGCAGCCCGTCACGACGCTCGATGAGCTGCGCGCTGCCTTCTCCGCGCACATGCGCGCGCGCGAGCTGACGCTCAAGGTCGTGCGCGATCACAAGACGCACGACGTCACGTTGAGCTGGTAG
- a CDS encoding sigma-70 family RNA polymerase sigma factor — protein MDHEPLLIRRAIDGDESALRALWTRHAPHIDMVVRRLVGGDADLAADIAQEVWIQIFRALPSYRGDSQFSTWAHRIAVNRTLNALRKTRRLASIETEVDESSASIEPDTERSFVAQSIEEAAAQLSPGARTVFMMHDVEGYTHEEIAEQLGITPGGSKSQLFKARGKLRRLLAHLIDVKESSDVRLPSKGSEHVAPAY, from the coding sequence ATGGATCACGAACCGCTCCTCATCCGCCGAGCGATCGATGGCGATGAGAGCGCGCTCCGGGCCCTCTGGACCCGGCACGCGCCTCACATCGACATGGTCGTACGTCGCCTGGTGGGCGGAGATGCGGACCTGGCGGCGGACATCGCGCAGGAAGTCTGGATTCAGATCTTCCGCGCGTTGCCGAGTTACCGCGGCGACTCGCAGTTCAGCACCTGGGCGCACCGGATTGCCGTCAACCGGACGCTCAACGCGCTGCGGAAGACGCGGCGCCTGGCGAGCATCGAAACCGAGGTGGACGAATCGTCGGCCTCGATCGAGCCGGATACCGAGCGCTCGTTCGTTGCCCAATCGATCGAAGAAGCCGCCGCCCAACTGTCACCGGGTGCGCGCACAGTGTTCATGATGCACGACGTCGAAGGCTACACCCACGAGGAGATCGCCGAGCAGCTCGGCATCACGCCCGGCGGGTCGAAATCACAACTGTTCAAGGCGCGCGGCAAGTTGAGACGGCTGCTCGCGCACCTCATCGATGTCAAAGAATCCTCAGATGTCCGATTACCAAGCAAAGGATCCGAGCATGTCGCACCTGCCTACTGA